A window from Candidatus Margulisiibacteriota bacterium encodes these proteins:
- the gspE gene encoding type II secretion system ATPase GspE — translation MVDQSKSLRDSLVNSGLLSEAQVKEAIDEGRRTGETLIRSLLRKGMLDEGSLISFLEKEMEIPRVDLGSYLVDQRTVNLVPISIAKKYRLIPLFKVGDVLTIAMVDPFDVLALDEVRTRTKSDVEPMVATAKEIDQAISQYYGVAGSVEDILKDLGPVPESQVPTVVEAPAEEAPIIKLVNTLVMRALMENASDVHIEPTDQHIRIRYRVDGLMHDVSNTPLHLLSSIVTRIKVMSKMDIAESRLPQDGRFELKVENKTVDVRVSSFPTIYGEAIVMRLLDKSSAIFTLGELGFNESNLKQFDETIKRPYGIILVTGPTGSGKTTTLYATLSRIVTPEKNIMTVEDPVEYELAGIRQSQINPKAGMEFATALRSMLRQDPDVILVGEIRDLETARVAIQAALTGHLVFSTLHTNDAAGTLNRLVDMGIEPFLTSSAVAAVIAQRLIRTICPRCKTAYTPLPELLEKIGLDPKKKYEFFQGKGCKTCRSTGYKGRMGIFELLTVDAKIQELVLRKANTNEIKQQAIQNGMKTLRDDGLQKVLEGKTTIDEVLRVTQLD, via the coding sequence ATGGTCGACCAAAGCAAATCGTTGCGCGACAGTCTGGTGAACAGCGGCCTGCTGTCCGAGGCCCAGGTCAAAGAAGCGATCGACGAGGGGCGCCGGACCGGCGAGACCCTGATCCGCAGTCTCTTGCGCAAAGGGATGCTCGATGAAGGATCGCTGATCTCTTTCCTGGAAAAAGAGATGGAGATCCCCCGCGTCGACCTGGGCAGTTACCTGGTCGACCAGCGGACGGTTAACCTGGTCCCGATCAGCATTGCCAAGAAATACCGCCTGATCCCGCTGTTCAAGGTCGGCGACGTGCTGACCATCGCGATGGTCGACCCGTTCGACGTGCTGGCCCTGGACGAGGTCCGGACCAGGACCAAATCGGACGTTGAGCCGATGGTCGCGACGGCCAAGGAGATCGACCAGGCGATCTCCCAGTATTACGGCGTGGCCGGTTCGGTCGAGGACATCCTGAAAGATCTCGGGCCGGTGCCGGAATCCCAGGTCCCGACGGTCGTGGAGGCGCCGGCGGAAGAGGCGCCGATCATCAAGCTGGTCAATACCCTGGTGATGCGCGCCCTGATGGAGAACGCCTCCGACGTGCACATCGAGCCGACCGACCAGCATATCCGGATCCGTTACCGGGTCGACGGCCTGATGCACGACGTTTCCAATACGCCGCTCCACCTTTTATCCTCCATCGTGACCCGGATCAAGGTGATGTCCAAAATGGATATCGCCGAGTCCCGTCTCCCGCAAGACGGCCGCTTTGAACTGAAGGTGGAGAACAAGACGGTCGATGTCCGCGTCTCCTCTTTCCCCACCATTTACGGCGAAGCGATCGTCATGCGGCTGCTCGACAAGAGCAGCGCGATCTTCACGCTCGGGGAACTGGGTTTTAACGAAAGCAACTTGAAGCAGTTCGACGAAACGATCAAGCGGCCGTACGGCATTATTCTGGTGACCGGCCCGACCGGTTCCGGTAAAACGACGACCCTGTATGCCACCCTGAGCCGGATCGTGACCCCGGAAAAGAACATCATGACGGTCGAGGACCCGGTTGAGTACGAATTGGCCGGGATCCGGCAGTCGCAGATCAACCCGAAGGCGGGCATGGAATTCGCGACCGCGCTGCGCTCCATGCTCCGGCAGGACCCCGACGTGATCTTGGTCGGCGAGATCCGCGACCTGGAAACCGCCCGGGTCGCCATTCAGGCGGCGCTGACCGGCCACCTGGTCTTTTCCACGCTGCATACCAATGACGCGGCCGGCACGCTGAACCGGCTGGTCGACATGGGGATCGAGCCGTTCCTGACCTCCTCGGCGGTGGCAGCGGTCATTGCCCAGCGCCTGATCCGGACGATCTGCCCGCGCTGCAAGACCGCTTACACGCCCTTGCCGGAGTTGCTGGAAAAGATCGGCCTGGACCCGAAGAAAAAATACGAGTTTTTCCAGGGCAAAGGGTGCAAGACCTGCCGGAGCACCGGCTATAAAGGCCGGATGGGAATATTCGAACTCCTGACCGTTGATGCCAAGATTCAGGAGCTGGTCCTGCGCAAGGCCAACACCAACGAGATCAAGCAGCAGGCGATCCAGAACGGGATGAAGACGCTGCGCGACGACGGCCTGCAGAAGGTGCTGGAAGGGAAAACCACGATCGACGAAGTGCTGCGGGTGACCCAGCTTGACTAA
- a CDS encoding type II secretion system F family protein, with protein sequence MTNFAYKARDRYGVLAAGRMEADDSRTVAAQLAKQGFTPISIEIDEASSASLQMEKVMAVLQKVKPEDIVVFTRQLASTLEAGVPLINSLDAVAEQIRNNRFRQVVLEAKKEIEGGSTFSDALDKHRDIFSALVINMIRAGEKAGILPQVLDRISNLLEKDIETSGKVKTATRYPLLVMIALVIAFFIMTIYVIPKFASFFAAFKTELPLPTRILMWTNEIMMGYWYWMIGVVFITAYVLKKYLDTEKGRLNWDRFILSTPVFGSLFSKIYLSRFGRMLAAMLNSGIPILEALTVTAATVENKVISHVIIDIRNDVAQGKSLTEPMKGSKVFPPISISMVAIGEKAGTLEKMLDKMADYFDREIDYTIENLTPLLEPILIFGLGMILLVFALGIFLPMWDLVKIYKSY encoded by the coding sequence TTGACTAATTTCGCCTACAAAGCCCGCGACCGTTACGGCGTGCTGGCCGCCGGCCGGATGGAGGCCGACGATTCCCGGACGGTCGCCGCGCAGCTCGCCAAACAAGGGTTTACCCCGATCAGTATCGAGATCGACGAAGCGTCCAGCGCCTCCCTGCAGATGGAAAAGGTGATGGCCGTCCTGCAAAAGGTCAAGCCGGAGGATATCGTGGTCTTTACCCGGCAGCTGGCGTCGACGCTGGAAGCCGGCGTTCCCCTGATCAACAGCCTGGATGCCGTAGCGGAGCAGATCCGGAACAACCGCTTCCGCCAGGTCGTCCTGGAAGCGAAAAAAGAGATCGAAGGGGGCTCCACTTTTTCCGACGCGCTGGACAAGCACCGCGACATTTTCTCGGCGCTGGTCATCAACATGATCCGGGCGGGCGAAAAGGCCGGTATCCTGCCCCAGGTGCTGGACCGCATTTCCAACCTGCTGGAAAAGGACATCGAGACCTCCGGCAAGGTCAAAACGGCCACCCGCTACCCGCTGCTGGTCATGATCGCCCTGGTCATCGCTTTCTTTATCATGACGATCTACGTGATCCCGAAGTTCGCCAGTTTTTTCGCCGCTTTCAAGACCGAACTGCCGCTGCCGACCCGGATACTGATGTGGACCAACGAGATCATGATGGGCTACTGGTATTGGATGATCGGCGTCGTTTTTATCACGGCCTACGTGCTGAAAAAGTACCTGGATACCGAAAAAGGCCGCTTGAACTGGGACCGGTTCATCCTGTCCACGCCGGTCTTCGGCTCGCTTTTTTCCAAGATCTACCTCTCCCGTTTCGGCCGCATGCTGGCCGCGATGCTTAATTCCGGCATCCCGATCCTGGAGGCCCTGACCGTGACCGCGGCCACCGTCGAGAATAAGGTGATCTCGCACGTGATCATCGATATCCGGAACGACGTTGCCCAGGGGAAATCCCTGACCGAGCCGATGAAAGGGAGCAAGGTCTTTCCCCCGATCTCGATCTCCATGGTGGCGATCGGCGAAAAGGCCGGAACGCTGGAGAAAATGCTGGACAAAATGGCCGATTATTTCGATCGCGAGATCGACTATACGATCGAGAACCTGACGCCGCTGCTCGAACCGATCCTGATCTTCGGTCTCGGCATGATCCTCTTGGTCTTTGCCCTGGGGATATTCCTGCCGATGTGGGACCTGGTCAAGATCTATAAATCCTATTGA
- the recJ gene encoding single-stranded-DNA-specific exonuclease RecJ, with the protein MKKWLINLPADPGAPLLDRILASRGIITPDDREKFLNPKLAQLRDPLEIPNIQAAAHRIMQAKERGEKTVVYGDYDVDGVTGTAILISTLKHLGLSVTYYIPHRYGEGYSLSPESVKKLAAEGVKLIVTVDCGIASAAEIALAAELGMTVVVTDHHNLPERLPPAAAIVNPKMIVGDHPSKYLSGAGVAFKVAWVLLRLAGEKDSVFLTSLLDLAALGTFSDVVPLTAENRILAVGGLRLINERKRLGLKLLAEAASLKGTIDADRVYFALAPRLNAAGRLEHASKAVELLLTDDPSKGKEMAQELNRINSRRQDIGAAIKDEVFAQLSDDYLAAHRLIVLAGENWHPGVIGIVASQIVDRYGKPAILIGINEGVGRGSARSVAGFNIYAILDSCRDLFLDFGGHEGAAGFEIEPARVPELQQRLGEQLAKNIDPESMVPKLELDAQIDPQEISLALIRELAKLAPFGEGNPSPLFMIGGLALAELKTVGKEGKHLKAWFGSNGIRLETIGFGFGALADKLDYNKEYDLAVNLEANEYNGFESVQLSLVDIREAAK; encoded by the coding sequence ATGAAAAAATGGCTGATCAATCTGCCCGCCGATCCCGGCGCCCCCTTGCTGGACAGGATCCTAGCCAGCCGCGGGATCATTACTCCGGACGATCGGGAAAAATTCCTTAATCCCAAGCTTGCCCAGCTGCGCGACCCGCTGGAGATCCCCAATATTCAGGCGGCCGCCCACAGGATAATGCAGGCCAAAGAGCGCGGCGAAAAAACGGTCGTTTACGGCGATTATGACGTGGATGGCGTGACCGGCACGGCGATCCTGATCTCGACCCTGAAGCACCTCGGGCTCAGCGTTACATATTATATACCCCACCGCTACGGTGAGGGCTACAGCCTATCCCCGGAATCGGTCAAAAAATTAGCGGCCGAAGGGGTAAAATTGATCGTGACCGTTGATTGCGGCATTGCCAGCGCCGCAGAGATCGCGCTGGCGGCCGAACTGGGGATGACGGTCGTGGTGACCGATCACCATAACCTGCCGGAACGGCTGCCGCCGGCCGCCGCCATCGTCAACCCGAAAATGATCGTCGGCGACCATCCGTCGAAATATCTCTCCGGGGCTGGCGTCGCCTTCAAGGTCGCCTGGGTCCTGCTCCGCTTAGCCGGCGAAAAGGACAGCGTTTTTCTGACCTCGCTCCTGGACCTGGCGGCGCTGGGGACGTTCTCCGACGTCGTGCCGCTGACCGCGGAGAACCGGATCCTGGCGGTCGGCGGCCTGCGGCTGATCAACGAGCGCAAACGGCTCGGCCTTAAGCTGCTGGCTGAGGCGGCCTCCCTGAAAGGGACGATCGACGCCGACCGCGTCTACTTCGCGCTAGCCCCCCGGCTGAACGCCGCCGGCCGGCTCGAACACGCGTCCAAGGCGGTCGAGCTCCTGCTGACGGATGACCCGAGCAAAGGGAAGGAGATGGCGCAGGAACTGAACCGGATCAACTCGCGGCGCCAGGACATCGGCGCGGCGATCAAGGACGAGGTCTTCGCCCAGCTAAGCGACGATTACCTGGCCGCGCACCGGTTAATCGTTCTGGCCGGCGAGAACTGGCACCCGGGAGTGATCGGGATCGTCGCTTCGCAGATCGTCGATCGCTACGGTAAGCCGGCCATTTTGATCGGGATCAACGAAGGGGTGGGGCGCGGCTCCGCCCGCTCGGTCGCCGGCTTTAATATTTACGCGATCCTCGATTCGTGCCGCGACTTGTTCCTTGATTTCGGCGGGCACGAAGGGGCGGCCGGGTTTGAGATCGAGCCGGCGCGGGTCCCGGAGCTGCAGCAGCGGCTTGGCGAGCAGCTGGCCAAGAACATCGATCCGGAGAGCATGGTCCCCAAGCTGGAGCTGGACGCGCAGATCGACCCGCAGGAGATCTCGCTGGCGCTGATCCGGGAACTGGCGAAGCTGGCGCCGTTCGGCGAGGGGAACCCGTCGCCGCTTTTCATGATCGGCGGCCTAGCGCTGGCGGAGCTCAAAACGGTGGGCAAAGAAGGGAAGCATCTCAAGGCGTGGTTCGGCAGTAACGGTATCCGGCTGGAGACGATCGGCTTCGGTTTTGGCGCGCTGGCCGATAAATTGGACTATAATAAAGAGTATGACCTGGCCGTTAACCTGGAAGCCAATGAATACAACGGCTTTGAATCGGTCCAGCTGTCGTTAGTCGACATCAGGGAGGCAGCGAAATGA
- the purD gene encoding phosphoribosylamine--glycine ligase: MKVLVVGSGGREHALVWKIAQSPKVDKLFCAPGNAGTAGLAENVPLKAEDLPGLLKFARENKVDLTVIGPEVPLCAGIVNLFEQNGLRAFGPRQEAARIEGSKVFSKEFMIKYEIPTAQAGIFSDPGKAKAYIEEVGAPIVVKADGLAAGKGVVVCQTKQEALEAVDLIMGAREFGSAGDKVIIEECLAGEEASIIAFTDGKSVIPLASSQDHKRVFDGDQGPNTGGMGAYSPAPIVTDRLMEQINLDVLKPFVAGMRQEGIKYQGVIYAGIMVTKKGPLVLEFNARFGDPETQPIMMRMKSDIIPILEAIIDEKLDDRLIEWDERAAVCVVLAAGGYPGKYEKGIPLKGLDRIDQLDNVMVFHAGTSTVAGHESRVVTAGGRVLGVTALGGSIKFAIDKAYQAVNLIKFKGMHYRKDIGKKALKYER, from the coding sequence ATGAAAGTTTTAGTCGTCGGGTCGGGGGGGCGCGAGCACGCCCTGGTCTGGAAGATCGCGCAAAGCCCGAAAGTGGACAAGCTCTTTTGCGCGCCGGGGAACGCCGGGACAGCCGGCCTGGCGGAAAATGTTCCGCTCAAGGCGGAAGATCTCCCGGGTTTATTAAAGTTCGCCCGCGAGAACAAGGTTGACCTGACGGTCATCGGTCCGGAAGTACCGCTGTGCGCCGGGATCGTTAATTTATTCGAACAGAACGGCCTGCGGGCTTTCGGCCCGCGGCAAGAGGCGGCCCGGATCGAAGGGAGCAAGGTTTTTTCCAAGGAATTCATGATCAAATACGAGATCCCGACCGCGCAGGCGGGGATCTTTAGCGACCCCGGCAAGGCCAAAGCGTATATCGAAGAGGTCGGCGCCCCGATCGTCGTCAAGGCCGACGGTCTGGCGGCCGGCAAGGGAGTGGTAGTCTGCCAGACGAAGCAAGAGGCGCTGGAGGCCGTTGACCTGATCATGGGGGCCAGGGAATTCGGCAGCGCCGGCGACAAGGTCATTATCGAAGAATGCCTGGCCGGCGAAGAAGCGTCGATCATCGCTTTTACCGACGGCAAGTCCGTTATCCCGCTCGCTTCGTCGCAGGATCACAAACGGGTCTTCGACGGCGACCAGGGGCCGAACACCGGCGGCATGGGGGCTTACTCGCCGGCGCCGATCGTGACCGACCGCTTAATGGAACAGATCAACCTGGACGTCCTCAAGCCGTTCGTCGCCGGGATGCGGCAGGAAGGGATCAAATACCAGGGGGTCATTTACGCCGGGATCATGGTGACGAAAAAAGGTCCGCTGGTGCTGGAGTTCAACGCCCGGTTCGGCGACCCGGAGACCCAGCCGATCATGATGCGGATGAAAAGCGACATTATCCCGATCCTGGAAGCGATCATCGACGAAAAGCTCGACGACCGCTTGATCGAATGGGACGAGCGGGCGGCGGTTTGCGTCGTTCTGGCGGCAGGCGGGTACCCGGGCAAGTACGAAAAAGGGATCCCGCTCAAGGGGTTGGACCGGATCGATCAGCTGGACAACGTGATGGTGTTCCACGCCGGGACGTCGACAGTCGCGGGTCACGAGTCGCGGGTTGTTACTGCCGGAGGCCGCGTGTTGGGTGTCACGGCGCTCGGCGGCTCGATCAAGTTCGCGATCGATAAAGCTTATCAGGCCGTCAATTTAATAAAGTTCAAGGGGATGCATTACCGCAAGGATATCGGCAAGAAAGCGCTGAAGTATGAGCGTTAA
- the rdgB gene encoding RdgB/HAM1 family non-canonical purine NTP pyrophosphatase: protein MSVKLLVATTNKHKLREIKRVLKGYSVTGRGSRVRENGQTFEANAIKKVKALKLKDNEIGLADDSGLMVNSLKGKPGVKSARFASPPTPENLCRKLLRVMRNAAVGMRGAKFVCVIAVAWPSGKVRTVKGVVNGRIVREMRGTQGFGYDPVFRPCGYQKTFAQMSAAGKNRISHRGRALQKLKAIIK, encoded by the coding sequence ATGAGCGTTAAACTGCTCGTGGCGACGACGAACAAGCATAAGCTCCGCGAGATCAAGCGCGTCCTCAAGGGATACAGCGTCACGGGTCGCGGGTCGCGGGTCAGGGAGAACGGTCAGACTTTTGAAGCCAACGCGATCAAGAAGGTCAAGGCGCTAAAGTTAAAGGACAATGAGATCGGGCTCGCGGATGATTCGGGATTAATGGTCAACAGCTTAAAGGGAAAACCAGGCGTAAAGTCGGCCCGTTTTGCTTCTCCTCCCACACCGGAAAACCTTTGCCGCAAGCTCTTGCGGGTAATGCGGAATGCGGCAGTCGGAATGCGGGGGGCGAAGTTCGTTTGCGTCATTGCTGTTGCCTGGCCGTCGGGCAAGGTTAGGACGGTCAAGGGCGTGGTCAACGGGCGGATCGTCCGCGAAATGCGGGGGACGCAAGGCTTTGGCTACGACCCGGTCTTCCGGCCGTGCGGTTACCAAAAAACTTTTGCGCAGATGTCCGCAGCGGGCAAGAACAGGATCAGCCACCGGGGCCGGGCGCTGCAAAAGCTGAAGGCGATCATTAAGTAA
- a CDS encoding saccharopine dehydrogenase C-terminal domain-containing protein, whose translation MKKHVKFGGKILIIGCGSVSQCAIPIVLQQIDVPARNVTIMDFVDNRKRVASSLKKGVKYVNDRVTEKNYQKLLAKYVGPGDLIIDLAWNIDCRAITTWCRENQVLYTNTSVEEWDPYKDEQRNDPTKYTLYARHMEIRDMIKNVWKDNNGTTAVVDHGANPGLVSHFTKHALIGIASKIIDEKPKDKRVPELKDQLAAKNFAKLAQLTGTKVIHISERDTQITDEPKKVNEFVNTWSIEGFYEEGVAPAELGWGTHEKYVPEGAFFHETGPRNQICLRSLGMRTWVRSWVPQGEITGMVIRHGEAFSISDRLTVWENGKAVYRPTVHYAYCPSDVAINSLRELEMRQYQMQPKMRIMADEIIDGEDQLGVLLMGHDFKSWWCGSLLDIHTSRKLVPHQQATTMQVACSVVAAAIWMIKNPRRGFLLPDDLDHEEILKVAMPYIKPFVSKAVDWTPLKNLNTKFTKFDMALPKEEDVWQFGSFLVK comes from the coding sequence ATGAAAAAACATGTTAAGTTCGGCGGCAAGATCCTGATCATCGGCTGCGGGTCGGTGTCGCAGTGCGCGATCCCAATAGTGTTACAGCAGATCGATGTCCCGGCCAGGAACGTCACGATCATGGATTTCGTCGACAACCGCAAGCGGGTCGCCAGTTCGCTGAAAAAAGGGGTCAAGTACGTTAACGACCGGGTCACCGAGAAGAACTACCAGAAACTGCTGGCCAAATACGTCGGCCCGGGCGACCTGATCATCGACCTGGCCTGGAACATCGACTGCCGCGCCATCACCACCTGGTGCCGCGAGAACCAGGTCCTGTATACCAACACTTCGGTCGAGGAGTGGGACCCCTATAAGGACGAACAGCGGAACGACCCGACCAAATATACCCTCTACGCCCGCCACATGGAGATCCGCGACATGATCAAGAACGTCTGGAAAGACAACAACGGGACGACCGCGGTCGTCGACCACGGCGCCAATCCGGGGCTTGTTTCCCACTTCACCAAGCATGCCCTGATCGGCATCGCGAGCAAGATCATCGACGAGAAGCCGAAAGATAAAAGGGTGCCGGAGTTAAAGGACCAGCTGGCAGCCAAGAATTTTGCCAAACTGGCGCAGTTGACCGGGACCAAGGTCATTCATATCTCCGAGCGCGATACTCAGATCACCGACGAGCCGAAAAAGGTCAATGAGTTCGTCAATACCTGGTCGATCGAAGGTTTTTACGAAGAGGGTGTCGCCCCGGCGGAACTCGGGTGGGGGACGCACGAGAAATATGTGCCGGAAGGGGCGTTCTTCCACGAGACCGGCCCGCGCAACCAGATCTGCCTCCGTTCGCTCGGCATGCGGACCTGGGTCCGCTCCTGGGTGCCGCAGGGCGAGATCACCGGCATGGTCATCCGCCACGGCGAAGCGTTCAGCATTTCCGATCGGCTGACGGTCTGGGAGAACGGCAAAGCCGTTTACCGGCCGACCGTCCACTATGCTTACTGCCCGTCGGATGTCGCCATCAATTCGCTGCGCGAACTGGAGATGCGCCAGTACCAGATGCAGCCGAAAATGCGGATCATGGCCGACGAGATCATCGACGGTGAAGACCAGCTCGGCGTCCTGCTGATGGGCCACGACTTTAAGTCGTGGTGGTGCGGCAGCCTGCTCGATATCCACACCTCGCGCAAACTGGTCCCGCACCAGCAGGCGACGACGATGCAGGTAGCTTGCTCGGTCGTGGCCGCCGCGATCTGGATGATCAAGAACCCGCGGCGCGGTTTCCTGCTGCCGGACGATCTCGATCACGAAGAGATCCTCAAAGTTGCCATGCCGTATATCAAACCATTTGTTTCCAAGGCGGTCGACTGGACGCCGCTCAAGAACCTGAACACCAAGTTCACCAAGTTCGACATGGCGCTCCCCAAGGAAGAGGACGTCTGGCAGTTCGGTTCTTTCCTGGTAAAGTGA
- a CDS encoding type III PLP-dependent enzyme, translated as MTLAKLKKLAGKEGTPLLIIDHDVIRANYERLRKHLPRVGLYFAIKANPEPQIIQTLYPLNSGFDVASLQEYEAVLANVPAKALRGHKRNAFIWDKIIVANTIKPIATLRQITGYNTLMTFDNPDELTKIKEHCPDAGLVCRLRVQNVGSVVELSSKFGVEPGDAANLIEKAFNLGLTVEGLSFHVGSQCCNIDNYLNALEASAQIFKEVGKRGFKMRLLNIGGGFPVPYDGNVPDFAGLAKKLRREIDRLFPKKIEVVAEPGRFLVATAATLVVEVVGKSFRDDKWVYYVNDGVYGTLSGVIFDHIQYHFTAFKRGEQKLSAVVGPTCDALDTVSTAEMLPELNIGDLLYVKNCGAYTNGSATTFNGFPKAKILNINA; from the coding sequence TTGACGTTAGCCAAACTGAAGAAGCTGGCCGGGAAAGAGGGGACGCCGCTCTTGATCATCGACCACGACGTGATCAGGGCGAATTACGAGCGCCTGCGCAAGCACCTGCCGCGCGTCGGCCTTTATTTCGCGATCAAAGCGAACCCCGAGCCGCAGATCATCCAGACCCTTTATCCGCTCAACAGCGGCTTTGACGTCGCCTCGCTGCAGGAGTACGAAGCGGTCCTGGCCAACGTACCGGCCAAGGCGCTGCGCGGCCACAAACGGAACGCTTTTATCTGGGACAAGATCATCGTCGCCAACACGATCAAGCCGATCGCCACGCTCCGGCAGATCACCGGCTATAACACGCTGATGACGTTCGATAACCCGGACGAGTTGACCAAGATCAAGGAGCATTGCCCCGATGCCGGCCTGGTCTGCCGCCTTAGGGTCCAGAACGTCGGCTCGGTCGTGGAACTGTCGAGCAAGTTCGGCGTGGAGCCGGGGGACGCGGCGAACCTGATCGAAAAAGCGTTCAACCTGGGCCTGACCGTCGAGGGCTTAAGCTTCCACGTCGGCAGCCAGTGCTGCAACATCGATAATTATCTCAACGCCCTGGAAGCGTCCGCCCAGATCTTTAAGGAGGTCGGCAAGCGCGGCTTTAAGATGCGCCTCTTGAACATCGGCGGCGGTTTTCCCGTTCCCTACGACGGCAACGTGCCCGACTTTGCGGGGCTGGCCAAGAAACTGCGCCGGGAGATCGACCGGCTCTTCCCGAAAAAGATCGAGGTGGTGGCCGAGCCGGGGCGTTTCCTGGTCGCCACCGCGGCGACGCTGGTCGTGGAAGTGGTCGGCAAGTCGTTCCGCGACGATAAATGGGTCTACTACGTCAACGACGGCGTTTACGGCACGCTGTCCGGCGTGATCTTTGACCATATCCAGTACCACTTTACCGCCTTCAAGCGGGGAGAGCAGAAGTTGAGCGCGGTCGTCGGCCCGACCTGCGACGCGCTGGACACCGTTTCGACCGCCGAGATGCTGCCGGAACTGAACATCGGCGACCTGCTTTACGTCAAGAACTGCGGCGCCTACACCAACGGGTCGGCTACCACGTTCAACGGTTTCCCCAAGGCGAAGATCCTCAATATCAATGCCTAA
- a CDS encoding YgiQ family radical SAM protein, whose amino-acid sequence MPKFLPVSKEEFGGQLDVIIVTGDAYIDHPSFGPVLIARYLEAHGFSVGLIAQPDWTKDADFLKLGKPRLFFGVSAGNLDSMVANYTADKKVRRTDMYTPGNVGGKRPDRATIVYTNKLKALFPGVPVVLGGVEASLRRFAHYDYWDDKVRRPLLFDAKADYLVYGMGEKGILGIAKGEKAGNTAIIEKDISGYPDALVLPSYEEAAADKKKYAEAFKLLYTEGRKKKPRTIIQPCQGRYVVVFPPENLSAKELDDLFSLPFARAPHPAYKEPIPAWDFVRFSTVSHRGCFGGCSFCAISQHQGKYITSRSLGSIKKEIGATMLKDPGFKGNILDVGGPTANMYGMECARAGGCTRASCNYPTVCKDLKVSLKPAIGLLKEIRNIPGVKKLFIGSGIRYDLALLDDEYMEELVKHHVSGQLSVAPEHICEEVLLMMGKPKAEKFLEFKERFEQLSQKHGKKQFIVPYFISSHPGSTLKHALELALFLKKNRIRVEQVQNFTPTPLTVSTCLYYTGLDPFTGKTVHIPKGEERSFQKALLQPQLAKNYRLVAKALKMLKREDLLKTLTK is encoded by the coding sequence ATGCCTAAATTCCTGCCGGTCAGTAAGGAGGAATTCGGCGGCCAGCTCGACGTCATCATCGTTACCGGCGACGCTTATATCGACCATCCTTCGTTCGGCCCGGTCCTGATCGCCCGCTACCTGGAGGCGCACGGCTTCAGCGTCGGGCTCATTGCCCAGCCGGACTGGACCAAGGACGCAGACTTCTTAAAGCTGGGAAAACCCCGTTTGTTCTTCGGTGTTTCGGCCGGCAACCTCGATTCAATGGTGGCGAACTACACTGCCGACAAGAAAGTCCGCCGGACCGACATGTACACGCCCGGCAATGTCGGCGGTAAACGGCCCGACCGAGCGACTATTGTCTACACCAATAAGCTCAAAGCGCTTTTCCCTGGCGTCCCTGTCGTCTTGGGCGGAGTGGAGGCGAGCTTAAGGCGCTTTGCTCATTATGATTACTGGGATGATAAGGTGCGCAGGCCGCTCTTGTTCGACGCGAAAGCGGACTACTTGGTCTATGGAATGGGCGAAAAAGGGATATTAGGCATTGCCAAGGGGGAGAAGGCCGGCAACACCGCCATTATCGAAAAGGATATATCAGGATATCCGGATGCTTTAGTTTTGCCCAGCTATGAAGAAGCGGCGGCGGATAAGAAGAAGTATGCCGAGGCGTTCAAGTTATTATACACGGAAGGGCGGAAGAAGAAGCCGCGGACGATCATCCAGCCGTGCCAGGGGCGGTATGTCGTCGTCTTCCCGCCGGAAAACCTGAGCGCCAAAGAGCTGGACGATCTGTTTTCCCTGCCTTTTGCCCGCGCTCCGCATCCTGCTTACAAAGAACCGATCCCTGCCTGGGATTTTGTCCGTTTCTCGACGGTTTCCCACCGCGGCTGCTTTGGCGGCTGCTCGTTCTGCGCCATCTCCCAGCACCAGGGGAAATACATTACCAGCCGGAGCCTCGGCTCGATCAAAAAGGAGATCGGCGCTACGATGCTCAAAGACCCCGGCTTCAAGGGGAACATCCTTGACGTCGGCGGGCCGACGGCGAACATGTACGGGATGGAGTGTGCCAGGGCAGGGGGGTGCACCCGGGCTAGCTGTAATTATCCGACGGTCTGCAAGGATCTGAAAGTTTCGCTCAAACCGGCCATTGGTCTGCTCAAAGAGATCAGGAACATCCCCGGCGTGAAAAAGCTGTTCATCGGTTCCGGGATCAGGTACGACCTGGCGCTGCTCGACGACGAATATATGGAAGAGCTGGTCAAACACCACGTCAGCGGGCAGTTAAGCGTCGCCCCGGAGCACATTTGCGAAGAAGTGCTGCTGATGATGGGGAAGCCGAAGGCGGAAAAATTCCTGGAATTTAAAGAGCGCTTCGAGCAGTTAAGCCAAAAGCACGGCAAGAAACAGTTCATCGTCCCGTATTTTATCTCTTCCCACCCGGGATCGACGCTCAAGCATGCTCTGGAGTTGGCTTTATTTTTGAAGAAAAACAGGATCAGGGTCGAACAGGTGCAGAACTTTACCCCGACGCCGCTGACCGTCTCGACCTGCCTGTATTACACCGGCCTCGATCCGTTCACCGGCAAGACAGTCCATATTCCCAAGGGGGAAGAGCGCAGTTTTCAGAAAGCGCTCCTCCAGCCGCAGCTGGCCAAGAACTATCGTTTAGTGGCAAAAGCGTTGAAAATGCTTAAGCGGGAAGATTTGCTTAAGACCCTGACCAAGTGA